A window of the Candidatus Poribacteria bacterium genome harbors these coding sequences:
- a CDS encoding TonB family protein: MNASPLGSALLIAVGVVAAVGALLWTLRYLGVSPRFLMWTVSAHVVFVLLIGFSVFSKGADAEALRRETIQVVMLPALPVDEPEQPRERPKEVPQVVSQPATSKVTPSPELPSNRRDQVATATLTGGASGLPSERRSALPNLNPTQLGAVGVPTQRLDPGLLGGASVSNAPSSARTLDTGVSPNVLTRRETGDRSVFGNPRSMGRTPGAAPGTGTGTGSAVALPPGSNLKGDVLGRSLRYVADAPVVASSEGAQVRLKFWVTPDGRVARVVIVQKGGTPELERAAQAWVEKIRFAPLDADVEQVQQWGEITVAFRK, translated from the coding sequence ATGAACGCGTCGCCGCTCGGCTCCGCGTTGCTGATCGCCGTGGGTGTGGTCGCCGCCGTCGGCGCGCTGCTGTGGACGCTCCGGTATCTCGGCGTGTCGCCGCGCTTCCTCATGTGGACCGTCTCGGCTCACGTCGTCTTCGTGCTCCTGATTGGGTTCTCGGTGTTCAGCAAGGGCGCCGATGCCGAGGCGCTTCGTCGCGAAACCATCCAGGTGGTGATGCTACCGGCGTTGCCGGTCGATGAGCCGGAACAGCCGCGTGAGCGCCCGAAGGAGGTCCCGCAGGTCGTGTCGCAACCGGCGACGTCCAAAGTGACGCCGAGCCCGGAGCTCCCGAGCAATCGGCGAGACCAGGTCGCAACCGCGACGCTGACAGGAGGGGCTTCGGGACTGCCGTCGGAGCGTCGCTCCGCCCTTCCGAACCTGAATCCGACGCAGTTGGGCGCAGTCGGCGTCCCCACTCAGCGGCTCGACCCCGGTCTACTGGGAGGCGCGTCTGTCTCCAATGCTCCCAGTTCCGCTCGCACGCTGGATACGGGCGTTTCGCCCAACGTGTTGACACGCCGTGAGACCGGCGACCGCTCCGTGTTCGGCAACCCACGCTCGATGGGACGAACCCCTGGCGCCGCACCAGGAACGGGAACCGGTACCGGTTCCGCCGTCGCCCTCCCTCCAGGTTCCAACCTCAAGGGCGATGTGCTCGGAAGGAGCCTCCGGTACGTGGCGGATGCGCCGGTCGTCGCCAGCAGCGAGGGCGCGCAGGTGCGCCTCAAGTTCTGGGTGACACCGGACGGACGCGTCGCCCGCGTCGTCATCGTCCAGAAGGGCGGAACTCCTGAACTGGAACGCGCCGCGCAGGCGTGGGTCGAGAAGATCCGGTTCGCTCCTCTGGACGCCGACGTGGAGCAGGTCCAGCAGTGGGGGGAGATCACGGTTGCGTTTCGGAAGTAG
- a CDS encoding tetratricopeptide repeat protein: MKSWTRTQPLAGILAAGAAFAVAAMVVSGCSNVTKTLRGGQAIGFANATRDEEKARALTDVAMRRDALSKAYDKYLSVIADDPTGSFSNRARYAAAQIKKELTVPGGKNYDEAIELLNQIVATTPTGYRAGLARSEIAAVNKNRQTIRDAQRTFDNTPADASDKMRLDALEALYEVGRSFEVLRDYHTSIEKHRELIRLADGWRKSDSDDFARKAARSQFQIGSIYFYRLYDYATGWPEFVRVFETYPTTFESEQAQSLLKRAKVSLDGILADQEYIRSKRKEKASEFKASGRRVNPNELYGVYGEQVAQTYLNIAQAWERDPLRNLPNAVDNYRQLVEDLWNQGFIASDAMYQIGRLYQDNGEYENAIEAYDELFERFPQAFRRGEAVYAQAVCYETIREFEIAYRQYQAAASLGTDTPFFRAAEQKVRQFEQDEDGDGLKFYQEQQAGTSDKPSSATAN, encoded by the coding sequence ATGAAGTCCTGGACTCGGACCCAGCCACTAGCAGGGATCCTTGCCGCCGGGGCAGCGTTCGCCGTCGCCGCGATGGTGGTGAGCGGCTGTAGCAACGTCACGAAGACACTGCGCGGCGGCCAAGCCATCGGGTTCGCGAACGCTACCCGCGACGAGGAAAAGGCGCGTGCCCTTACCGACGTCGCCATGCGTCGAGACGCGCTGTCGAAGGCGTACGACAAGTACCTCAGCGTCATCGCCGACGACCCGACGGGATCCTTTTCGAACCGCGCCCGGTACGCGGCCGCACAGATCAAGAAAGAGCTCACGGTTCCCGGCGGCAAGAACTACGACGAAGCCATCGAGCTGCTGAACCAGATCGTGGCGACCACGCCGACAGGCTACCGCGCCGGGCTGGCGCGCAGCGAAATCGCCGCCGTCAACAAGAACCGCCAGACGATCCGCGATGCGCAGAGGACGTTCGACAACACGCCAGCCGACGCCAGCGACAAGATGCGCCTGGACGCGCTGGAAGCCCTCTACGAGGTCGGGCGTTCGTTCGAGGTGCTCCGCGACTATCACACGTCGATCGAGAAGCATCGAGAGCTGATCCGTCTCGCGGACGGATGGCGGAAGTCTGACAGCGACGACTTCGCCAGGAAGGCGGCTCGATCTCAGTTCCAGATCGGCAGCATCTACTTCTACCGCCTGTATGACTACGCGACCGGATGGCCCGAGTTCGTCCGGGTCTTCGAGACGTACCCGACGACCTTCGAGTCTGAGCAAGCCCAGTCGCTTCTGAAGCGCGCCAAGGTGTCACTGGATGGCATTCTGGCGGACCAGGAGTACATCCGCAGCAAGCGCAAGGAGAAGGCGTCGGAGTTCAAGGCGTCCGGTCGCCGCGTGAACCCGAACGAGCTCTATGGCGTGTACGGCGAGCAGGTCGCGCAGACCTACCTGAACATCGCCCAGGCTTGGGAGCGTGATCCGCTGCGAAATCTGCCGAACGCCGTCGACAACTACCGGCAGCTCGTCGAGGACCTCTGGAACCAGGGATTCATCGCGAGCGACGCGATGTATCAGATCGGGCGCCTGTACCAGGACAACGGCGAGTACGAGAACGCGATCGAGGCGTACGACGAGCTGTTCGAGCGCTTCCCGCAGGCGTTCCGTCGTGGTGAAGCCGTGTATGCTCAGGCGGTGTGCTACGAGACGATTCGTGAGTTCGAGATCGCCTACCGCCAGTATCAGGCGGCGGCGAGCCTCGGAACCGACACTCCGTTCTTCCGCGCCGCCGAGCAGAAGGTGCGGCAGTTCGAGCAGGACGAAGATGGCGACGGTCTGAAGTTCTATCAGGAGCAGCAGGCAGGAACGTCCGACAAGCCGTCTTCCGCGACCGCGAACTAG
- a CDS encoding HAD family phosphatase yields the protein MAASSIRPSRPIELIACDMDGTLLNEDFRLTSRTREAVSKAVGAGIHFVLVSGRMRATLEPFHRELSLRTPIICYNGAMVWDVLASRLIEHTPVDAGTAREVVEIAREQELHCQYFWDDRFFAVARTPWMELYESRTHITGELVADLREFGPDRAPTKMQFIAEPPRIAEMIPALRERFGDRLYVTNTLPEYVEMMNPVVSKGNALGRLAERLGVPRGRMMVFGDAQNDETMFEVAGYPVAVANAPAHVQERALLVAPRNDEDGVARCLEGLGIVA from the coding sequence GTGGCGGCTTCGAGCATCCGACCTTCCCGACCCATCGAACTGATCGCGTGCGACATGGACGGCACACTTCTCAACGAGGACTTCAGGCTGACGTCTCGAACACGAGAGGCGGTGTCTAAAGCGGTCGGCGCAGGCATCCATTTCGTGCTCGTGTCCGGGAGGATGCGTGCCACGCTCGAGCCCTTCCATCGCGAACTGAGTCTACGGACACCCATCATCTGCTACAACGGGGCGATGGTGTGGGACGTGCTCGCGTCGCGCCTCATCGAGCACACGCCGGTCGATGCGGGCACGGCTCGCGAGGTCGTCGAGATCGCGCGTGAGCAGGAGCTCCATTGCCAGTATTTCTGGGACGACCGGTTCTTCGCCGTTGCGAGGACGCCATGGATGGAACTCTATGAGAGCCGAACCCACATCACTGGCGAGCTGGTGGCGGACCTACGTGAGTTCGGACCTGACCGGGCCCCGACGAAGATGCAGTTCATCGCAGAGCCGCCGCGAATCGCCGAGATGATTCCGGCGCTCCGCGAGCGGTTCGGAGATCGACTCTATGTCACGAACACCCTCCCGGAGTATGTCGAGATGATGAATCCCGTCGTCTCCAAAGGGAACGCCTTGGGACGACTGGCGGAGAGACTCGGCGTTCCGCGCGGGCGCATGATGGTGTTCGGCGATGCGCAGAACGACGAGACGATGTTCGAGGTCGCTGGCTATCCGGTCGCCGTCGCCAACGCGCCAGCGCATGTCCAGGAGCGGGCCCTGCTCGTCGCGCCCAGGAATGACGAAGACGGAGTGGCACGGTGTCTGGAGGGGCTGGGGATCGTTGCGTAG
- a CDS encoding hexose kinase: MILTVTLNPCVDTTIFVRDHRHGRIHRSERVTRIAGGKGINASRVIHELGETTVALVVVAGHTGRLIRDLIGSDSIPSVPVWVEGESRQVVTILETDSADYAQTAYVEPGASIPAEARVALFQRFAKLLDRARVVLLTGPAPDPMSTDIYAEMVMMARSRGLPVFLDSRGGALREAVRRVPTLVKPNEAEAAEWRGAQSLSPGEREKVVDEFASLGIPWVLLTLGEEGALVLCEGRRYRATPPPVKTVNPIGSGDVLVGAMAVGWARSQAPEDIIRLGIAAGAANAGVWAAGSCTRAQIEALIDRVELHPM, from the coding sequence ATGATCCTGACGGTGACTCTGAACCCGTGTGTCGATACGACGATCTTCGTCCGAGACCATCGTCACGGGCGGATCCATCGTTCCGAGCGCGTCACTCGCATCGCCGGCGGCAAAGGCATCAACGCGTCGCGGGTGATCCACGAACTGGGCGAGACTACAGTCGCGCTGGTCGTCGTTGCGGGTCACACCGGACGGCTGATCCGTGATCTGATCGGCTCCGACTCGATCCCCAGCGTGCCAGTCTGGGTCGAGGGAGAATCACGCCAGGTGGTGACGATCCTGGAGACGGACTCGGCAGACTACGCCCAGACGGCGTATGTCGAGCCTGGCGCGTCCATACCAGCCGAAGCCCGAGTGGCGCTTTTCCAGCGGTTCGCCAAACTGCTGGACCGCGCACGAGTCGTGCTGCTGACGGGCCCGGCTCCCGACCCGATGTCCACGGACATCTACGCCGAGATGGTGATGATGGCTCGCAGCCGTGGACTGCCGGTCTTCCTCGACTCGAGAGGTGGAGCGCTGCGCGAAGCCGTCCGGCGGGTGCCCACGCTCGTCAAGCCCAACGAAGCGGAAGCGGCTGAGTGGCGCGGCGCGCAGTCGCTGTCGCCGGGAGAGCGCGAGAAGGTCGTCGACGAGTTCGCCTCGCTCGGGATTCCGTGGGTGCTCCTGACTCTCGGCGAAGAGGGTGCGCTGGTGCTGTGCGAAGGGCGACGGTATCGCGCGACTCCGCCGCCGGTGAAGACGGTGAATCCCATCGGATCTGGCGATGTTCTCGTCGGCGCGATGGCGGTTGGGTGGGCGCGTTCGCAAGCGCCGGAAGACATCATCCGGCTCGGGATCGCAGCCGGAGCCGCCAACGCCGGCGTCTGGGCTGCCGGCTCGTGCACGCGAGCTCAGATCGAGGCGCTGATCGACCGCGTCGAGCTCCATCCGATGTAG
- a CDS encoding tetratricopeptide repeat protein: protein MPNPREELIREALAAEPDDPLVHFVAGTFYAEEGRHEEALEAFSSAVRLNPDYSAARLGLARAYAALGEDDAAREAYRAASEVARAKGDLKVRNEADAELDALDEF, encoded by the coding sequence ATGCCCAATCCGCGCGAAGAGCTGATCCGCGAGGCGCTCGCGGCGGAACCGGATGACCCGCTCGTCCACTTCGTCGCAGGCACGTTCTACGCGGAAGAGGGTCGCCACGAAGAAGCCCTTGAAGCGTTCTCGTCCGCAGTTCGGCTGAACCCCGACTACAGCGCCGCGCGACTTGGGCTGGCGAGAGCCTATGCGGCTCTTGGTGAAGACGATGCCGCCCGCGAGGCGTACCGAGCTGCGTCGGAGGTCGCCCGCGCCAAAGGCGATCTCAAGGTACGCAACGAAGCCGACGCCGAGCTGGATGCGCTCGACGAGTTCTAG